One Microlunatus soli genomic window carries:
- a CDS encoding methyltransferase domain-containing protein encodes MTTASSIRPPGTEHREYALGASDRLATEQLDHLATLLDRQSMNILDATGLGAGWRCLEVGAGGGTIAAGLADRVGPDGSVVAVDIDTRRLQSRIGLEVRQHDIKDGVPGGPYDLIHVRLVLMHLSAREQILQSLVDALAPGGWLVIGEWTGPQTTILSSPSPEDTEVFRRVQHAAHNIIGRGVGISYEWARQVDQAMLRVGLRDVETVEYTHTSAGGSSGCLLSLNYIRQLHDPLLATGLTEADLTRYRALMHDPRFRAWFYPFLCSRGRRGAGSVDGSSSEPNGRPGAAPHC; translated from the coding sequence ATGACGACCGCATCGAGCATCCGCCCGCCCGGCACCGAGCATCGGGAGTACGCCCTCGGCGCCAGCGACCGGTTGGCGACCGAACAGCTCGATCATCTGGCGACGCTGCTCGACCGGCAGTCGATGAACATCCTCGACGCCACCGGCCTCGGCGCCGGCTGGCGCTGCTTGGAGGTCGGAGCCGGCGGCGGGACGATCGCCGCCGGGCTCGCCGACCGCGTCGGCCCCGACGGCTCTGTCGTCGCCGTCGACATCGACACCCGCCGACTGCAGTCCCGCATCGGTTTGGAGGTCCGGCAGCACGACATCAAGGACGGCGTGCCCGGCGGTCCGTACGACCTGATCCACGTTCGCCTCGTCCTGATGCACCTGAGCGCACGGGAACAGATCCTGCAGAGCCTGGTCGACGCCCTGGCGCCCGGCGGCTGGCTGGTGATCGGCGAGTGGACCGGGCCGCAGACGACGATCCTGTCCTCCCCCAGCCCGGAGGACACCGAAGTGTTCCGCCGGGTCCAGCATGCCGCCCACAACATCATCGGCCGAGGTGTCGGGATCTCCTACGAGTGGGCGCGGCAGGTCGATCAGGCGATGCTCCGTGTCGGTCTGCGGGACGTCGAGACGGTGGAATACACCCATACCAGCGCCGGTGGCAGCTCCGGCTGTCTGTTGAGTCTGAACTACATCCGCCAGTTGCACGATCCGTTGCTCGCCACCGGGCTGACCGAGGCCGACCTGACCCGCTACCGCGCACTGATGCATGATCCGCGGTTCCGCGCCTGGTTCTACCCGTTCCTGTGCAGCCGCGGTCGGCGGGGCGCGGGCTCGGTCGACGGCTCGAGTTCGGAGCCGAACGGGCGACCGGGAGCCGCTCCGCACTGCTGA
- the hisF gene encoding imidazole glycerol phosphate synthase subunit HisF, giving the protein MSLAVRVIPCLDVHDGRVVKGVNFENLRDAGDPVELGGVYDVEGADELTFLDISASVEGRETTVEVVHRTAGEVFIPLTVGGGIASVDDVDRMLRAGADKVAVNTAAIHRPELISEITRRFGNQVLVLSVDARRESDQPSGFGVTTHGGRKSADLDAVQWARRGVELGVGEILLNSMDADGTTGGFDLEMIRAVRREVEVPLIASGGAGRAEDFPPAVEAGADAVLAASVFHFGTLRIAEVKKALEAAGYPVRS; this is encoded by the coding sequence ATGAGTCTGGCGGTGCGTGTCATCCCCTGTCTTGACGTGCACGACGGGCGGGTGGTCAAGGGGGTCAACTTCGAAAACCTCCGAGACGCCGGCGACCCGGTCGAGTTGGGCGGGGTGTACGACGTCGAGGGTGCGGACGAATTGACCTTCCTGGACATCTCCGCGTCGGTCGAGGGCCGGGAGACCACCGTGGAGGTGGTCCACCGGACCGCCGGTGAGGTGTTCATCCCGCTGACCGTCGGCGGCGGCATCGCCTCGGTCGACGACGTCGACCGGATGCTGCGTGCCGGGGCCGACAAGGTCGCGGTCAACACCGCGGCGATCCACCGGCCGGAGCTGATCAGCGAGATCACCCGTCGGTTCGGCAACCAGGTGCTGGTGCTGTCGGTGGATGCCCGCCGGGAGAGTGACCAGCCGTCCGGCTTCGGTGTCACCACCCACGGCGGCCGCAAATCCGCCGACCTCGATGCGGTGCAGTGGGCTCGCCGCGGCGTCGAGCTGGGCGTGGGGGAGATTCTGCTCAATTCGATGGACGCCGACGGCACCACCGGTGGCTTCGATCTGGAGATGATCCGGGCGGTACGCCGCGAGGTCGAGGTCCCGCTGATCGCCTCCGGTGGCGCCGGCCGGGCCGAGGATTTCCCGCCGGCCGTCGAAGCGGGTGCCGACGCGGTCCTTGCGGCCAGCGTGTTCCACTTCGGAACGCTGCGGATCGCCGAGGTGAAGAAGGCGCTGGAAGCCGCGGGTTACCCGGTTCGCAGCTGA
- a CDS encoding 2-hydroxyacid dehydrogenase, with protein sequence MRVWLPYESEAEARRRLGELPDGIEIDIFNGGEPPASVDEVEFYVDPYLSTDRAAWERLATMPRLKVVQTLTAGFEHIQRYVPDGVTLCNAAGLHDASTAELAIALSLAVGRRLDEYARNQTTGDWQFGWGNSLADKRVTIIGYGHIGQAIERRLTGFEVGSITRVARSARTETNADGHPVPVQAIDDLPSILPDTDVLILIIPATPQTEKLIDAAALALLPDGAQLINVGRGKLVDTDALLAEAETGRITAGLDVTDPEPLPVDHRLWTTPGVLISPHVGGASSAFQPRADALTADQLRRYAAGDSLKNVIIKEEAMA encoded by the coding sequence ATGCGCGTGTGGTTGCCGTACGAGAGTGAGGCCGAAGCCCGACGACGGCTCGGTGAGCTGCCCGACGGGATCGAGATCGACATCTTCAACGGTGGCGAACCGCCCGCATCGGTGGACGAGGTCGAGTTCTACGTCGACCCGTACCTGAGCACCGACAGAGCCGCCTGGGAACGGCTGGCGACGATGCCCCGGCTGAAGGTGGTCCAGACACTGACCGCCGGCTTCGAGCACATCCAGCGTTACGTCCCCGACGGCGTCACTCTCTGCAACGCCGCCGGACTGCACGACGCCAGCACCGCCGAACTCGCGATCGCGCTGTCGCTGGCCGTCGGCCGTCGGCTCGACGAGTACGCCCGCAACCAGACCACCGGCGACTGGCAGTTCGGCTGGGGGAACTCACTGGCCGACAAGCGGGTGACGATCATCGGCTACGGACACATCGGCCAGGCGATCGAGCGCCGGCTGACCGGCTTCGAGGTCGGCTCGATCACCCGGGTCGCCCGCAGTGCGCGGACCGAGACCAACGCCGACGGTCACCCGGTGCCGGTACAGGCGATCGATGACCTGCCGTCCATCCTGCCCGACACCGACGTGTTGATCCTGATCATTCCGGCCACCCCACAGACCGAGAAGCTGATCGATGCCGCGGCGTTGGCGTTGCTGCCGGACGGCGCCCAGTTGATCAACGTCGGTCGCGGCAAACTGGTCGACACCGATGCCTTGCTCGCCGAGGCCGAGACGGGACGGATCACCGCCGGTCTTGACGTCACCGATCCCGAGCCGCTGCCCGTCGACCATCGGCTCTGGACCACACCGGGGGTGCTGATCAGCCCACACGTCGGTGGCGCCAGCAGCGCCTTCCAGCCGCGTGCCGACGCGCTGACCGCGGACCAGCTCCGCCGCTACGCCGCCGGCGATTCGCTGAAGAACGTGATCATCAAAGAGGAGGCGATGGCATGA
- a CDS encoding HIT family protein — protein MTTPDCLFCKIITGDIPSRKVDEDDTSYSFLDIAPFHRGHTLVVPKRHVESFLSDPPAWAEITGAVDRVSRLLQTKLGADGMNLFSSAGAVAGQEVFHLHVHLVPRYAETGGLRNLFGPKPGAEDAELDDVWQQITAS, from the coding sequence ATGACCACACCGGACTGTCTGTTCTGCAAGATCATCACCGGCGACATCCCCAGCCGGAAGGTCGACGAGGACGACACCTCGTACTCCTTCCTGGACATCGCGCCGTTCCACCGTGGACACACTCTGGTCGTCCCGAAGCGGCACGTCGAGAGCTTCCTCAGTGACCCGCCCGCATGGGCCGAGATCACCGGCGCCGTCGATCGGGTCTCCCGACTGCTGCAGACCAAGCTCGGCGCGGACGGGATGAACCTCTTCTCCTCGGCGGGTGCGGTCGCCGGCCAGGAGGTCTTCCATCTGCATGTCCACCTGGTACCGCGCTACGCCGAGACCGGCGGGCTCCGCAACCTCTTCGGACCCAAGCCGGGCGCCGAGGACGCGGAGCTCGACGACGTCTGGCAGCAGATCACCGCATCGTGA
- a CDS encoding glycosyltransferase 87 family protein, producing the protein MTEQTELAGRRLTGQPRIRRWLVEVLPGYLVSLAMLPVIISGGKFWPWTPQTTDLQVYLYAVRAMLHGENIMTWTSPDWHLYFIYPPISAILMIPLAIGPYLFWQLVWIAGLVIAQNAVMIRCGVPRGWALGLLSAALVIGMEPIRTTIGYGQINTFLMAMVIIDLLPAAPGRKRRIPGGLLIGIAAAVKLTPALFVLMLLILGRKKPAITAMITFVVLTAVGTALQPAATVTYVKSLIGGETHTSGPLYVGNQSLLGVVLRFFGETTTNSHIGLLLSFLVAVLAAIVGAYWWKQGGHVLAIAMVGLGTNLASPLSWTHHFVWILPLGLAAIYQLRRRPWPGARADHVPLPRWMSIGAGILVVYVSACLPLALLPYAGGEENSYNAGQRLIANLGPLLAAALMVGTAIRMIRRRPV; encoded by the coding sequence GTGACCGAACAGACCGAGCTCGCCGGCCGGCGGCTGACCGGTCAGCCGCGGATCCGTCGCTGGCTGGTCGAGGTGCTGCCGGGCTACCTGGTGTCGCTGGCGATGCTGCCGGTGATCATCTCCGGCGGCAAGTTCTGGCCGTGGACGCCGCAGACCACCGATCTGCAGGTCTATCTCTACGCAGTCCGGGCAATGTTGCACGGCGAGAACATCATGACCTGGACCTCGCCGGACTGGCATCTGTACTTCATCTATCCGCCGATCTCGGCGATCCTGATGATCCCGCTGGCGATCGGACCGTACCTGTTCTGGCAGCTGGTCTGGATCGCCGGGCTGGTGATCGCCCAGAACGCGGTGATGATCAGATGCGGTGTGCCCCGTGGCTGGGCGCTCGGGCTGCTGTCGGCTGCTCTGGTGATCGGAATGGAGCCGATCCGGACCACCATCGGCTACGGGCAGATCAACACCTTCCTGATGGCGATGGTGATCATCGACCTGCTGCCGGCAGCACCGGGCCGCAAACGCCGGATCCCCGGCGGCCTGCTGATCGGCATTGCGGCCGCGGTCAAACTCACGCCGGCACTGTTCGTGCTGATGTTGTTGATCTTGGGCCGGAAGAAGCCGGCAATCACCGCGATGATCACGTTCGTCGTGCTGACAGCGGTTGGCACCGCGTTGCAGCCGGCAGCCACCGTCACCTATGTCAAGAGCTTGATCGGCGGCGAGACCCACACCTCGGGCCCGTTGTACGTCGGTAACCAGTCGCTGCTCGGTGTCGTCCTGCGCTTCTTCGGTGAGACGACCACCAACAGCCACATCGGGCTGCTGCTGTCCTTCCTGGTGGCCGTGCTGGCTGCGATCGTCGGTGCGTACTGGTGGAAGCAAGGCGGTCACGTGCTGGCCATCGCCATGGTCGGGTTGGGCACCAACCTCGCTTCACCGCTGTCCTGGACCCACCACTTCGTCTGGATCCTGCCGCTCGGTCTGGCCGCGATCTATCAGCTCCGGCGCCGACCCTGGCCCGGCGCTCGAGCCGATCACGTCCCGCTGCCCCGCTGGATGAGCATCGGCGCCGGCATCCTCGTCGTCTACGTCAGCGCCTGCCTGCCGCTGGCCCTGCTCCCGTACGCCGGCGGCGAGGAGAACTCCTACAACGCCGGCCAACGGTTGATCGCCAACCTCGGCCCGCTCCTAGCCGCCGCCCTGATGGTGGGCACCGCCATCCGGATGATCCGCCGGCGCCCTGTCTAA
- the ilvD gene encoding dihydroxy-acid dehydratase — translation MAAASDQPDIKPRSRTVTDGLEATASRGMLRAVGMTDDDFGKPQIGVASSWNEITPCNLSLDRLAKAVKEGVHAAGGYPLEFGTISVSDGISMGHVGMHYSLVSREIIADSVETVMEAERLDGSVLLAGCDKSLPGMLMAAARLDLASVFLYAGSIMPGSVDGKDVTLIDAFEAVGACVRGLISQADVDKIERAICPGEGACGGMYTANTMASAAEALGMSLPGSAAPPAVDRRRDGFAHKSGQAAVEMLRQGITARQILTKEAFENAIAVVMAFGGSTNAVLHLLAIANEAEVDLGLDDFIAVSKKVPHLGDLKPFGRFVMNDVDKVGGVPVVMKALLDAGLINGDCLTVTGRTMAENLADIAPPDIDGKIIRSLSEPIHPTGGITILHGTLAPDGAVVKSAGFDDTIVEGTARVFDGERAAMDALNDGTISSGDVVVIRYEGPKGGPGMREMLAITGAIKGAGLGKDVMLITDGRFSGGTTGLCVGHIAPEATEGGPIALVQDGDKIILNVADGTLDLDVSAEEMASRRSAWTPPDRPQPRGVLAKYAKLVGSAKLGAVCG, via the coding sequence ATGGCAGCCGCATCCGATCAGCCCGACATCAAACCGCGTTCCCGGACCGTCACCGACGGGCTGGAGGCGACCGCGTCCCGTGGCATGTTGCGCGCCGTCGGGATGACCGACGACGACTTCGGTAAGCCGCAGATCGGCGTCGCGTCCAGCTGGAACGAGATCACGCCCTGCAACCTGTCACTGGACCGGTTGGCCAAGGCGGTCAAGGAAGGTGTGCACGCCGCCGGCGGTTATCCGCTGGAGTTCGGCACCATCTCGGTGTCCGACGGGATCTCGATGGGACACGTCGGCATGCACTACTCGTTGGTCAGCCGGGAGATCATCGCCGACTCGGTGGAGACCGTGATGGAGGCCGAGCGGCTGGACGGGTCGGTGCTGCTGGCCGGCTGCGACAAGTCACTGCCGGGCATGCTGATGGCAGCCGCCCGTCTTGATCTTGCCTCCGTCTTCCTCTACGCCGGCTCGATCATGCCGGGCAGCGTGGACGGCAAGGACGTCACCCTGATCGACGCGTTCGAAGCGGTCGGCGCCTGCGTCCGCGGTCTGATCAGCCAAGCCGACGTGGACAAGATCGAACGCGCGATCTGCCCGGGCGAGGGCGCGTGCGGTGGGATGTACACCGCCAACACGATGGCCAGTGCCGCCGAAGCACTCGGAATGTCCCTGCCCGGATCCGCTGCGCCACCGGCGGTCGATCGGCGCCGGGACGGCTTCGCCCACAAGAGCGGTCAGGCCGCGGTCGAGATGCTGCGCCAGGGGATCACCGCCCGTCAGATCCTCACCAAGGAAGCCTTCGAGAACGCCATCGCTGTGGTGATGGCGTTCGGCGGCTCGACCAACGCCGTGTTGCACCTGCTGGCGATCGCCAACGAGGCCGAGGTCGATCTTGGTCTGGACGACTTCATCGCGGTGTCGAAGAAGGTGCCGCACCTGGGGGACCTCAAGCCGTTCGGCAGATTCGTGATGAACGACGTCGACAAGGTCGGCGGCGTTCCGGTGGTGATGAAGGCCCTGCTGGATGCCGGTCTGATCAACGGTGACTGCCTGACCGTCACCGGCCGGACGATGGCGGAGAATCTGGCCGACATCGCACCACCGGACATCGACGGCAAGATCATCCGCAGTCTGTCCGAACCGATCCACCCGACCGGCGGGATCACCATCCTGCACGGAACATTGGCCCCGGACGGTGCCGTGGTGAAGAGCGCCGGCTTCGACGACACGATCGTCGAGGGCACTGCCCGGGTGTTCGACGGAGAACGGGCCGCGATGGACGCCTTGAACGACGGCACCATCAGTTCCGGCGACGTGGTGGTGATCAGGTACGAGGGGCCGAAGGGTGGTCCCGGGATGCGCGAGATGCTGGCGATCACCGGCGCGATCAAGGGTGCCGGGCTCGGCAAGGACGTCATGTTGATCACCGACGGCAGGTTCTCCGGCGGGACCACCGGACTCTGCGTCGGGCACATCGCCCCGGAAGCAACCGAGGGTGGGCCGATCGCGTTGGTTCAGGACGGCGACAAGATCATCCTGAACGTCGCCGACGGCACCCTGGACCTCGATGTGTCGGCCGAGGAGATGGCGAGCCGACGCTCGGCATGGACCCCGCCGGACCGTCCGCAGCCCCGAGGTGTGCTGGCCAAATACGCCAAGCTGGTCGGCTCGGCAAAACTCGGCGCCGTGTGCGGCTGA
- a CDS encoding winged helix DNA-binding domain-containing protein produces the protein MRITNQDRQTRLARRQRLAAESRARDVGDLTNSLVALHATDPATIYLSAWTRVDGFGTDDLDAAFYIDRSLVKHMAMRRTLFVFDRDTLADAQSGASDRVAASESRRLLSDVRKAGLFDDPERWLARAKAAALEMLADGREATSTELRDDIPELQGATVYGVGKSWGGDVPVGPRVLTILSAEGKIVRGSNRGDWAASRPRWTAMDAWLGEPLRPNPDGHDAMVERWLRSFGPGTVNDLKWWLGSTISAVKKSLAELPVVEVDLDGAIGYLMADDLGPADPVQPWTALLPGLDPTIMGWADRDWYLNPEHRKLLFDSNGNAGPTAWADGRAVGGWWQDDDGVVRLQLLEDIGTERSGILQDQASELTQWLGGRRILPRFPSPLAKQVNGRRGR, from the coding sequence ATGCGGATCACGAACCAGGACAGACAGACGAGATTGGCGCGCCGGCAGCGACTCGCTGCGGAGAGCCGTGCGCGGGATGTCGGCGATCTGACCAACAGCCTGGTGGCGCTGCACGCGACGGATCCGGCGACGATCTATCTGAGTGCCTGGACTCGCGTCGACGGCTTCGGCACCGACGATCTCGACGCGGCGTTCTACATCGATCGCAGCCTGGTCAAGCACATGGCGATGCGACGGACCTTGTTCGTCTTCGACCGCGACACCCTGGCCGATGCACAGAGCGGGGCCAGTGATCGGGTGGCGGCGTCGGAGAGCCGCCGGTTGCTCTCCGATGTGCGCAAGGCCGGGCTGTTCGACGACCCGGAGCGGTGGCTCGCGCGCGCCAAGGCTGCCGCGCTGGAGATGCTGGCCGACGGTCGGGAGGCGACATCGACCGAGCTCCGCGACGACATTCCCGAGCTGCAGGGCGCGACGGTCTACGGGGTCGGCAAGTCCTGGGGCGGTGACGTCCCGGTCGGACCGCGAGTGCTGACGATCCTGTCCGCCGAGGGCAAGATCGTCCGCGGATCCAATCGCGGCGACTGGGCGGCGTCCCGACCCCGGTGGACGGCGATGGACGCCTGGCTCGGCGAACCGCTGCGTCCCAACCCGGACGGACACGATGCGATGGTCGAGCGCTGGCTGCGCAGCTTCGGGCCCGGCACGGTGAACGATCTGAAGTGGTGGCTGGGATCGACCATCTCAGCGGTGAAGAAGTCGTTGGCCGAGCTGCCGGTCGTCGAAGTCGATCTTGACGGTGCGATCGGCTACCTGATGGCCGACGACCTCGGCCCGGCCGATCCCGTCCAGCCGTGGACTGCGTTGTTACCCGGTCTCGACCCGACGATCATGGGCTGGGCCGATCGCGACTGGTACCTGAACCCCGAGCATCGCAAACTGCTGTTCGACTCCAACGGCAACGCCGGGCCGACCGCCTGGGCCGACGGCCGGGCGGTCGGCGGCTGGTGGCAGGACGACGACGGCGTTGTCCGGTTGCAGCTGCTGGAAGACATCGGTACCGAACGATCCGGCATCCTGCAGGATCAGGCATCGGAGCTGACGCAATGGCTCGGCGGACGTCGGATCCTGCCGCGGTTCCCGTCGCCCCTGGCCAAGCAGGTCAACGGCCGCCGAGGAAGGTGA
- a CDS encoding alpha-L-arabinofuranosidase C-terminal domain-containing protein yields MTTTIRVDPTAEGAAISPDIYGQYLEHVEDCVDPGLIDEHGLRSDVIELSRDLTVPAIRWPGGCFADVYHWTDGIGDHRPVRPNWHWGNGELESNRFGTHEFLDWCERVGATPYINTNLGTGSLTEALRWLDYCTGTADTDDVRLRRANGRDEPWDVRYWGIGNETWGSWEAGHSDAAQYGSTLANWSDFFHRYDPEAVIVGVGSSEARDPDWDRTVLDLAGDHLGLLSLHVYGATVIGEPGDRRAALAHFPAYVEQRIAAMGKLITEHNDRHRTSIGIALDEWNIRHWQRDGDGHRLQRADPRTGTDALCAAGFFHAMIRNADLVRMANYVFLVNGNGVIDARNGRAASTSLFTVFRAYQQWLTGACLPVQVEGVTVATPSMISGSPERTVDPGELPDRLPAVDAVASRDGDQIRLAVINRSDDPTRARVDLGAPISATEQWIVEPDTETLGTSAVTITGSELTLPPWSITFLGGR; encoded by the coding sequence GTGACCACCACGATCCGTGTCGACCCGACGGCAGAGGGCGCGGCCATCTCGCCCGACATCTACGGTCAATACCTGGAGCATGTCGAGGACTGTGTGGATCCCGGGCTGATCGACGAGCACGGGCTACGGTCCGACGTCATCGAGCTGTCCCGGGATCTCACGGTGCCGGCGATCCGTTGGCCGGGCGGATGCTTCGCCGACGTCTACCACTGGACCGACGGCATCGGTGATCATCGCCCGGTACGACCCAACTGGCATTGGGGCAACGGAGAACTGGAATCGAACCGGTTCGGCACCCACGAATTCCTGGACTGGTGCGAGCGGGTCGGTGCTACGCCGTACATCAACACCAATCTTGGTACCGGTTCGCTGACCGAGGCGTTGCGCTGGCTGGACTACTGCACCGGGACGGCCGACACCGACGACGTACGGCTCCGGCGCGCCAACGGCCGGGACGAACCGTGGGACGTACGTTACTGGGGCATCGGCAACGAGACCTGGGGATCCTGGGAGGCCGGCCACAGCGACGCCGCACAGTACGGCAGCACCCTGGCCAACTGGTCGGACTTCTTCCACCGCTACGATCCCGAGGCGGTGATCGTCGGCGTCGGCTCCTCCGAAGCTCGGGATCCGGACTGGGATCGTACGGTGCTGGACCTGGCCGGTGATCATCTCGGTCTGTTGTCGCTGCACGTCTACGGCGCGACAGTGATCGGTGAGCCGGGCGACCGGCGAGCAGCGCTCGCTCACTTCCCCGCCTACGTCGAGCAGCGCATCGCCGCCATGGGCAAGCTGATCACCGAGCACAACGACCGCCACCGGACCTCGATCGGGATCGCCCTGGACGAATGGAACATCCGACACTGGCAGCGCGACGGCGACGGCCATCGACTGCAGCGCGCGGATCCCAGAACCGGCACCGATGCGTTGTGCGCGGCCGGCTTCTTCCACGCCATGATCAGAAACGCCGACCTGGTGCGGATGGCCAACTACGTCTTCCTGGTCAACGGCAACGGCGTGATCGACGCACGCAACGGTCGTGCCGCATCGACCTCGCTGTTCACCGTCTTCCGTGCCTATCAGCAGTGGCTGACCGGAGCCTGTTTGCCGGTCCAGGTCGAAGGAGTGACGGTGGCCACCCCGAGCATGATCAGTGGCTCGCCGGAACGAACGGTCGATCCCGGCGAACTACCGGACCGGCTGCCGGCCGTCGACGCCGTCGCCAGCCGTGATGGCGACCAGATCCGGCTGGCAGTGATCAATCGCAGCGACGATCCGACCCGTGCCCGGGTCGACCTCGGAGCGCCCATCAGCGCGACCGAGCAATGGATCGTCGAGCCCGACACGGAGACTCTTGGTACCTCCGCGGTCACGATCACCGGCTCGGAGCTGACACTGCCGCCGTGGTCGATCACCTTCCTCGGCGGCCGTTGA
- a CDS encoding DUF6385 domain-containing protein — protein MRESHTAILERRNALDHDHLTEPFECAWASEATFYVYPTGPGPAVRLRAECSADGQRWVPHGADTEVAADGSGARLPLSHFDGWLRLRLSRSDDSATTVAYDVYLTLKE, from the coding sequence ATGCGTGAGTCACACACCGCCATCCTGGAGCGCCGCAACGCCCTCGACCATGATCATCTGACCGAGCCGTTCGAGTGTGCTTGGGCCAGCGAGGCGACCTTCTACGTCTACCCCACCGGCCCCGGGCCGGCCGTGCGGCTCCGCGCGGAGTGTTCGGCCGACGGACAGCGCTGGGTGCCGCACGGCGCCGACACCGAGGTGGCCGCCGACGGGTCCGGGGCACGGTTGCCACTGTCCCATTTCGACGGCTGGCTGCGGCTGCGGCTGAGTCGATCCGACGACTCGGCGACGACTGTCGCCTACGACGTCTATCTCACCCTGAAGGAGTGA
- a CDS encoding DUF6772 family protein, translating into MSRPLLTSAGLLDDHRPLSRVVLADDFDHGLQGWTLLTGNYEGSLDTVLPEQRDFRPPMLSNLTMWDTGTAGSLHGSYAMKLATRARRDSIAVALKRLTWQRAEPIRIEAWLTSKPEATTMTLSDRDVRSFGIFLDLQDHDHRVMPHLRFLNADGDRRQHRWQYKPAPRRATQISGETRTHFHLGNDGWVDVPGGQQDLCYNELATKQNWHHLTVDFDLATMRFLGFAFNDRQWSGAELEPLTMPAWPNLDTMLNIGFWVDANTDTRSFLYVDSVVLSTGEEVDDA; encoded by the coding sequence ATGAGCCGCCCGCTGTTGACGTCCGCCGGCCTGCTGGATGATCATCGACCGCTGTCCCGGGTCGTGTTGGCCGACGATTTCGATCATGGTCTGCAGGGCTGGACGTTGCTGACCGGCAACTACGAGGGCAGCCTGGACACGGTGCTTCCCGAGCAGCGCGACTTCCGTCCGCCGATGCTCAGCAATCTGACGATGTGGGACACCGGCACCGCCGGCTCGCTGCACGGCAGCTATGCCATGAAGCTGGCGACCAGGGCACGCCGGGACAGCATCGCCGTTGCGTTGAAGCGGCTGACCTGGCAGCGCGCGGAGCCGATCCGGATCGAGGCCTGGCTGACCAGTAAGCCGGAGGCGACCACGATGACGCTGTCGGACCGGGACGTCCGCAGCTTCGGCATCTTCCTCGACCTGCAGGACCATGATCATCGGGTGATGCCGCACCTACGATTCCTGAATGCCGACGGTGACCGCCGGCAGCACCGGTGGCAGTACAAGCCGGCGCCGCGGCGCGCGACCCAGATCTCCGGCGAGACCCGGACCCATTTCCATCTCGGTAACGACGGCTGGGTCGATGTACCCGGCGGCCAACAGGACCTCTGCTACAACGAACTGGCCACGAAGCAGAACTGGCACCACTTGACCGTCGACTTCGATCTGGCGACGATGCGCTTCCTCGGCTTCGCCTTCAACGATCGCCAATGGTCCGGTGCCGAGCTGGAGCCGCTGACGATGCCGGCCTGGCCCAATCTCGACACGATGCTGAACATCGGCTTCTGGGTCGACGCCAACACCGACACCCGATCCTTCCTGTACGTCGATTCGGTCGTGCTGTCCACCGGCGAGGAGGTCGACGATGCGTGA
- a CDS encoding SDR family NAD(P)-dependent oxidoreductase, which produces MPDRQVSLVTGAASGIGRAAAIAFADRGDDVVLADVDADGLTATADLLRNAAGPQAVIDAVPVDVSDERSVGDLLGHVRSQHGRLDYAFNNAGIEQQRATIVDCTEDNWDRTIAIDLKGIWLSMKHEILLMRESTTGGGDAAIVNTSSVVGSRGVFGAPAYVAAKHGIIGLTRCAAVEEAPNGIRVNAVAPGHIRTPLVQRVIDREPAKEQTYRDNALLGRLGQPEEVAGAVTWLCSDAASFVTGDVISVDGGVLVR; this is translated from the coding sequence GTGCCCGATCGACAGGTCAGCCTGGTCACCGGGGCCGCATCCGGTATCGGCCGAGCTGCCGCCATCGCGTTCGCCGATCGCGGCGACGACGTCGTACTCGCCGACGTCGATGCCGACGGCCTGACTGCGACCGCCGACCTGCTCCGCAACGCCGCCGGCCCGCAGGCGGTGATCGATGCGGTGCCGGTGGATGTCAGCGACGAACGGTCGGTCGGCGACCTGCTGGGTCACGTCAGGTCTCAGCACGGGCGGCTGGACTATGCCTTCAACAATGCCGGGATCGAGCAGCAGCGGGCGACGATCGTCGACTGCACCGAGGACAACTGGGATCGGACGATCGCGATCGACCTGAAGGGCATCTGGCTGTCGATGAAGCACGAGATCCTTCTGATGCGCGAGTCGACGACCGGCGGCGGCGATGCGGCGATCGTGAACACCTCCTCGGTGGTCGGCAGCCGCGGCGTCTTCGGCGCACCGGCCTATGTCGCGGCCAAGCACGGCATCATCGGACTCACCCGCTGTGCCGCGGTCGAGGAGGCTCCGAACGGGATTCGGGTCAACGCGGTCGCGCCCGGCCACATCCGTACGCCGCTGGTGCAACGGGTGATCGATCGGGAACCTGCCAAGGAGCAGACCTACCGGGACAACGCGCTGCTCGGTCGGCTCGGGCAACCCGAAGAGGTCGCCGGCGCCGTCACCTGGCTGTGCAGCGACGCGGCATCGTTCGTGACCGGAGATGTGATCTCCGTCGACGGCGGGGTGCTGGTCCGATGA